From the Sinorhizobium garamanticum genome, one window contains:
- a CDS encoding ABC transporter substrate-binding protein has product MKRSSVLAIASAVLMTAAASSAMAQAGQEIRIVLPEQPANLEPCGTIITNVGQILSQNVVEPLTVIDPKTGQAQPKLATEWTQVDPVTWRLKLRDGVKFQDGSDFNAEAVVFSINRMLGGKVTCSNIAKFGDAKLEVTAVDDLTVEIKSDKPQPILPTLLSVVMVVSPKTPVDQAVNDPVGTGPFKLSTFSPQTVVLDAFDGYWGQKPEFTKATYVWRPESSIRAAMVDTGEADLTPSIAIQDASNPETDFAYLNSETTAIRIDTAQPPLDDLRVRKALNLAIDWEGLAQLFGDDVKRASQMVVPGINGHDDALEAWPYDPEEATKLLEEAAADGVAVDTEIKLIGRNGIYPNGAEAMEAMMTMWQAVGLNVKLTMLDVADWLRYLQKPFPEERGANLLQMMHDNNKGDAAFTIPIFYRSSGNYATLADPALDKEIDAALAATGEARTKSFKALFDKARKEVVADIPMFHMIGYTRVGTRLDWKPDITTNSEIPLANIRLKD; this is encoded by the coding sequence ATGAAGAGGTCAAGTGTTCTTGCGATAGCGTCCGCCGTCCTGATGACGGCCGCCGCATCGTCGGCAATGGCGCAGGCGGGGCAGGAAATCCGCATCGTCCTGCCAGAGCAGCCGGCAAATCTGGAGCCCTGCGGCACGATCATCACCAATGTCGGGCAGATCCTCAGTCAAAACGTGGTCGAGCCGCTGACGGTGATCGACCCGAAGACCGGACAGGCCCAACCGAAGCTTGCGACCGAATGGACACAGGTCGATCCGGTAACCTGGCGGCTCAAGCTACGCGACGGTGTGAAATTCCAGGACGGCTCGGACTTCAACGCGGAAGCGGTCGTCTTCTCGATCAATCGAATGCTCGGCGGCAAGGTCACCTGCAGCAACATCGCCAAATTCGGCGATGCGAAGCTGGAGGTCACCGCCGTCGACGATCTCACCGTCGAGATCAAGTCGGACAAACCCCAACCGATCCTGCCGACGCTCTTGAGTGTCGTCATGGTCGTCTCGCCGAAGACGCCGGTCGATCAGGCGGTCAACGATCCGGTCGGGACCGGCCCGTTCAAGCTCTCGACCTTCTCGCCGCAGACCGTTGTGCTCGATGCCTTCGACGGCTATTGGGGTCAGAAGCCGGAGTTTACCAAGGCGACCTATGTCTGGCGCCCGGAATCCTCGATCCGCGCCGCCATGGTCGACACTGGCGAAGCGGACCTCACGCCGTCGATCGCCATTCAGGACGCGAGCAATCCGGAGACGGACTTCGCCTATCTGAACTCCGAAACCACTGCAATCCGCATCGATACCGCCCAGCCGCCGCTTGACGACCTGCGCGTCCGCAAGGCGCTGAATCTTGCGATCGATTGGGAGGGGCTCGCTCAGCTCTTCGGCGACGACGTCAAGCGTGCGTCGCAGATGGTCGTTCCGGGCATCAACGGCCACGACGACGCGCTTGAAGCGTGGCCTTACGATCCTGAAGAGGCGACGAAGTTGCTCGAGGAGGCGGCTGCCGACGGCGTTGCCGTCGATACCGAGATCAAGCTCATCGGCCGCAACGGCATCTATCCGAACGGTGCGGAAGCAATGGAAGCCATGATGACGATGTGGCAGGCCGTGGGTCTGAACGTCAAGCTCACCATGCTCGATGTCGCCGACTGGCTCAGATACCTGCAAAAGCCCTTCCCGGAAGAGCGCGGCGCCAACCTCTTGCAGATGATGCACGACAACAACAAGGGCGATGCGGCCTTCACGATCCCGATCTTCTACCGCTCGAGCGGCAACTACGCGACGCTTGCCGATCCCGCCCTCGACAAGGAGATCGATGCAGCGCTCGCCGCCACGGGCGAGGCCCGCACGAAGAGCTTCAAGGCGCTGTTCGACAAGGCGCGCAAGGAGGTGGTCGCGGACATCCCGATGTTCCACATGATCGGCTACACGCGTGTCGGCACCAGACTTGATTGGAAGCCGGATATTACGACCAACAGCGAAATCCCCTTGGCCAATATTCGCCTTAAAGACTGA
- a CDS encoding ABC transporter ATP-binding protein produces MKSAHESILKSEGPILKIEGLTVDFLSNDEPVRAVDNVSFHVNRGETLVILGESGSGKSVSTSTVMDLVDCPPGDIVGGSCLFEGTELSRLDAEGRRNINGRRIAMIFQDPLAYLNPVYTIGRQIAEVFESHDAAHGKEARANAIELLRRVGIPEPESRVDFYPHQFSGGQRQRVMIAMAIALKPDILIADEPTTALDVSVQAQILDLLRDLQRETGMALVMITHDLEVAASMADRIIVMNGGKIVESGLAQEVFSNPQHPYTRRLIAALPHGEAAETSHRRSTDLTGATLLKVEHLTKEYVLASGAFAGKRTFKAVDDVSFEVRKGETLGIVGESGSGKSSVARILLRLNDPSSGQAIFAGENIFEMSGKHLVAFRRKVQMVFQDPYGSMNPRMNVRSIISEPWAIHRDLLPRSKWKDRVAELLDLVGLRPEHAERYPHQFSGGQRQRIAIARALASEPELIVCDEAVSALDVSIQAQVIDLLADLRTRLGLSYIFITHDLPIVRHFADRILVMKQGKIVEEGPTSALFSAPQHEYTQSLLKAVPKPKWLMSTEAPSAVPGAPRRGWTRNGSMAG; encoded by the coding sequence ATGAAGAGTGCACACGAGTCTATTCTCAAGAGCGAAGGGCCGATCCTGAAGATCGAAGGGCTCACGGTCGATTTCCTTTCGAACGACGAGCCGGTTCGCGCCGTCGACAATGTCTCCTTCCATGTCAACCGGGGCGAGACGCTCGTCATCCTCGGCGAAAGCGGCTCGGGCAAAAGCGTCAGCACGAGCACGGTGATGGACCTCGTCGACTGCCCGCCCGGCGATATCGTCGGCGGATCGTGCCTCTTCGAGGGTACTGAACTGTCGCGCCTGGACGCGGAGGGCCGCCGAAACATCAACGGTCGCCGGATCGCGATGATCTTTCAGGATCCGCTCGCCTATCTCAATCCGGTCTACACCATTGGACGGCAGATCGCGGAGGTGTTCGAGAGCCATGACGCGGCACATGGCAAGGAAGCACGTGCCAACGCAATAGAACTGCTTCGGCGCGTCGGTATCCCAGAGCCGGAAAGTCGGGTGGATTTCTATCCGCATCAGTTCTCCGGAGGCCAGCGCCAGCGGGTGATGATCGCCATGGCGATCGCGCTGAAGCCCGATATTCTGATTGCCGACGAGCCGACGACGGCACTCGACGTCAGCGTCCAGGCGCAGATTCTCGATCTCTTGCGCGACCTCCAGCGCGAGACCGGGATGGCGCTCGTCATGATCACCCACGATCTCGAGGTCGCCGCATCCATGGCCGACCGGATCATCGTCATGAATGGCGGAAAGATCGTGGAATCCGGTCTCGCCCAGGAAGTGTTCAGCAACCCGCAACACCCCTACACGCGACGCCTCATCGCCGCACTCCCGCACGGCGAAGCGGCGGAAACGTCGCACAGACGGTCGACGGACCTTACCGGCGCGACGCTTCTCAAGGTGGAGCACCTGACGAAGGAATATGTGCTTGCATCCGGCGCCTTCGCCGGCAAGCGCACGTTCAAGGCAGTCGACGACGTCAGTTTCGAAGTGAGGAAAGGCGAGACGCTCGGCATCGTCGGGGAGTCTGGTTCAGGTAAGTCGAGCGTTGCACGCATTCTGCTGCGGCTGAACGATCCAAGCTCCGGTCAGGCGATCTTTGCGGGCGAAAACATCTTCGAGATGAGCGGGAAGCACCTCGTTGCGTTTCGACGAAAGGTCCAGATGGTGTTTCAGGATCCCTATGGCTCCATGAACCCACGCATGAACGTCCGCTCCATTATCTCAGAGCCTTGGGCGATCCACCGCGATCTCCTGCCCAGGAGCAAGTGGAAGGACCGCGTGGCGGAGCTTCTGGATCTGGTCGGTCTGAGGCCGGAACATGCCGAGCGCTACCCGCATCAGTTCTCCGGCGGCCAGCGGCAGCGTATCGCTATCGCCCGGGCGCTGGCGAGCGAACCGGAATTGATCGTTTGCGACGAGGCGGTCTCCGCTCTCGATGTCTCGATCCAGGCACAGGTGATCGATCTGCTGGCCGATCTTCGCACAAGGCTCGGCCTCTCCTATATCTTCATCACCCATGACCTGCCGATCGTGCGCCATTTCGCCGATCGGATCCTGGTGATGAAACAGGGAAAGATCGTCGAGGAGGGTCCGACCTCGGCATTGTTCAGCGCGCCGCAACACGAATACACGCAGAGCCTTCTCAAGGCGGTGCCGAAGCCGAAATGGCTCATGTCTACTGAAGCGCCGTCGGCAGTGCCAGGCGCGCCTCGACGTGGGTGGACGAGAAACGGGAGCATGGCAGGATGA
- a CDS encoding ABC transporter permease, which produces MTIITPDTNQTAGPGTGGVLLIYLRRDRLALAAAIFLALFVLAAILGPWLVGDAASRLGLRQRNLAPFSLEHSWIYFLGADTLGRPLLARLIVGAQSTLGIAAAAVFSSMLIGGTLGLIAGYSERWYSHLILRLADVVMSFPSLLLALIVLYTLGPSITNLVIVLAITRMPIYLRTARAEVLELRERMFVSAARSMGAGPARILLRHIAPLVLPTLVTIAAIDFATVILSESALSFLGLGIQPPDFTWGAMVANGRGYLSTAWWIAFWPGLAIMLTTLSLNILSNWARTVADPQQRWRLQTLRKAAR; this is translated from the coding sequence ATGACGATCATAACTCCCGATACCAATCAGACGGCAGGCCCTGGCACCGGTGGTGTCCTGCTCATCTATTTGCGACGCGACAGGCTGGCGCTTGCCGCAGCAATTTTCCTCGCGCTCTTCGTATTGGCGGCGATCCTCGGACCATGGCTCGTCGGCGACGCCGCGTCTCGGTTGGGGCTGCGCCAGCGCAACCTTGCGCCGTTCTCCCTCGAACATTCGTGGATCTACTTTCTCGGTGCCGACACGCTCGGGCGACCGCTTCTCGCGCGCCTGATCGTCGGAGCCCAGAGCACGCTCGGCATCGCCGCGGCGGCGGTTTTCTCTTCCATGCTCATCGGCGGGACCCTCGGCCTCATCGCCGGTTACTCCGAACGATGGTACAGCCATCTGATCCTGCGCCTTGCAGACGTGGTGATGAGCTTTCCGTCGCTGCTTCTGGCGCTGATCGTGCTCTATACGTTGGGCCCGAGCATCACCAATCTCGTTATCGTTCTCGCCATCACGCGCATGCCGATCTATCTCAGGACCGCGCGTGCCGAGGTGCTGGAACTGCGCGAGCGCATGTTCGTCAGCGCGGCGCGCTCGATGGGGGCCGGACCCGCCCGCATCCTTTTGAGGCATATCGCGCCACTTGTCCTGCCGACCTTGGTCACGATCGCCGCCATCGACTTCGCGACGGTCATTCTGTCGGAATCGGCGTTGAGCTTCCTCGGCCTCGGTATTCAGCCTCCCGATTTTACCTGGGGCGCAATGGTGGCGAACGGGCGCGGCTATCTCTCTACCGCCTGGTGGATCGCCTTCTGGCCGGGCCTTGCCATCATGCTGACGACGCTGTCCCTCAACATCCTTTCGAACTGGGCCCGAACCGTCGCCGATCCGCAACAACGTTGGCGTCTGCAGACTTTGCGAAAGGCAGCCCGATGA
- a CDS encoding ABC transporter permease, which yields MFSYIGRRASHSILSVIGLLTLVFFLTRLTGDPSALYLPLDATAQARAAFAKLNGLDQPIPWQFAEYLKDLLHLDFGQSLRQNRSAMEVALQAFPETLKLAFVAITLSTGLAILVGSLAAARPGSLFDRVASVASLAGASAPDFWVAIVGILVFAVGLEILPTSGTGTWAHWIMPIFVLMLRPFGLLVQVVRGTMLSALASPYIKTARAKGLRRQKIVFGHALRNSLLPVVTVAGDLATSLVNGAVVVESIFGWPGIGKLMIDSIIQRDFAVVQSTILVTATAIFILNIAIDLLYAFIDPRIRY from the coding sequence ATGTTCAGCTATATAGGACGCCGTGCGTCCCACAGCATCCTGTCGGTCATCGGTCTGTTGACGCTCGTCTTCTTTTTGACGCGGCTCACCGGCGACCCGTCCGCCTTGTACCTCCCGCTCGATGCAACGGCCCAGGCGCGGGCCGCATTCGCAAAATTGAACGGTCTCGACCAGCCGATCCCCTGGCAGTTTGCGGAATATCTTAAGGACTTGCTGCATCTCGATTTCGGCCAGTCGCTGCGACAGAACCGTTCGGCGATGGAGGTGGCGCTCCAGGCTTTTCCGGAGACGCTGAAACTTGCCTTCGTCGCGATCACGCTTTCGACCGGGCTGGCAATCCTCGTCGGATCGCTTGCCGCCGCACGTCCCGGCAGCCTCTTCGACCGTGTCGCCAGCGTCGCTTCCCTTGCCGGGGCCAGCGCTCCGGATTTCTGGGTGGCAATCGTCGGTATCCTGGTCTTTGCCGTCGGCCTGGAGATCCTGCCGACATCAGGCACCGGCACCTGGGCCCACTGGATCATGCCGATCTTCGTGCTGATGCTGCGGCCCTTCGGGCTGCTCGTGCAGGTCGTGCGTGGCACCATGCTCTCCGCGCTTGCCTCGCCCTACATCAAGACCGCACGCGCCAAAGGGCTTCGCCGCCAGAAGATCGTCTTCGGCCACGCGCTTCGCAATTCGCTGTTGCCGGTGGTCACCGTCGCAGGCGACCTCGCCACCAGCCTCGTCAACGGCGCCGTTGTAGTCGAGTCGATCTTCGGATGGCCCGGCATCGGCAAGTTGATGATCGACTCGATCATCCAGCGCGATTTTGCCGTCGTTCAATCGACAATCTTGGTGACAGCGACCGCCATATTCATCCTGAACATCGCGATCGATCTGCTCTATGCGTTTATCGATCCGCGCATCCGGTATTGA